One stretch of Tepiditoga spiralis DNA includes these proteins:
- a CDS encoding ATP-binding protein: MEKWSSKEKIFNNPVLSAAIVDRLTHRAYLVNMNRNSYRLKETEEFIKILE, from the coding sequence ATTGAAAAATGGTCCAGTAAGGAAAAAATATTTAATAATCCAGTACTCTCAGCAGCAATTGTGGATAGATTAACTCACAGAGCATATTTGGTAAATATGAATAGAAATAGTTATAGACTAAAAGAAACTGAAGAATTTATTAAAATATTAGAGTAA
- a CDS encoding AtpZ/AtpI family protein produces the protein MKKNDLKTFGQINLVIFFGIVVITNIFVGFGIGYFIYTLTNNKLWLIIMLFLGMISGLYNGIKELLKEAKKYDEIGNNSKRDDKKDDSSNDN, from the coding sequence ATGAAAAAAAATGATTTGAAAACTTTTGGACAAATAAATTTAGTAATTTTTTTTGGAATAGTTGTTATTACAAATATATTTGTTGGATTTGGAATAGGATATTTTATATACACACTTACTAATAATAAACTTTGGTTAATAATAATGTTGTTTTTAGGGATGATATCTGGATTGTACAATGGAATAAAAGAACTTTTAAAAGAGGCAAAAAAATATGACGAAATTGGAAATAACTCTAAGAGAGATGATAAAAAAGACGATTCTTCTAACGATAATTGA